In Deinococcus puniceus, one genomic interval encodes:
- a CDS encoding AAC(3) family N-acetyltransferase, translating into MLNLLRRPATLPAELETGLAELGLDGTQHVIVHASLKSFGTLEGGARAVVDTLAARTATLVAPSFTYNTLLRHATSPVHARFHRDSRVSRDIGRIPQTLVERSEALRSFHPTLSFVALGAEAERVVSSQTLASPYQPIGSLYDLDGYALMMGVDFGSNTSVHYGEHVAGMPLLTRYVPLGGGVLPTAFPNCSADFERLAPLVQARSARVGNANLQLYRVRDLVDATVSMLTRDPEALLCTYSSCRCQEVRRMVRANGLTPRPHGG; encoded by the coding sequence GTGCTGAATCTTCTGCGTCGCCCCGCTACTTTGCCCGCCGAATTGGAGACCGGGCTGGCAGAATTGGGGCTGGACGGCACTCAGCACGTCATCGTTCACGCCAGTCTGAAGTCGTTCGGCACGCTGGAAGGTGGGGCGCGGGCAGTAGTCGATACGCTGGCCGCCCGCACGGCCACGCTGGTGGCTCCTTCATTTACCTACAACACCCTGCTCCGGCACGCTACCTCACCCGTTCATGCCCGTTTTCACCGCGACAGCCGGGTCAGCCGCGATATTGGCCGCATTCCGCAAACGCTGGTGGAACGCTCGGAGGCGCTGCGCTCCTTCCACCCCACCCTCAGTTTTGTGGCGCTGGGTGCGGAAGCAGAGCGGGTGGTGTCGTCTCAGACGCTGGCGAGTCCTTACCAGCCCATCGGATCCCTGTACGACTTAGACGGCTACGCGCTGATGATGGGCGTGGATTTTGGCAGCAACACCAGCGTGCATTACGGTGAACACGTGGCCGGAATGCCGCTGCTGACGCGCTATGTGCCGCTCGGGGGCGGCGTGTTGCCCACCGCGTTTCCCAACTGTTCCGCCGACTTCGAGCGGCTGGCCCCGCTGGTACAGGCACGTTCGGCCCGTGTGGGCAACGCCAATTTGCAGCTCTACCGCGTGCGCGATCTGGTAGACGCCACCGTGTCCATGCTCACCCGCGATCCGGAAGCCCTGCTGTGTACGTACAGCAGTTGCCGCTGCCAAGAAGTGCGGCGGATGGTGCGGGCCAACGGCCTGACGCCTCGGCCTCACGGCGGGTAA
- the pyrH gene encoding UMP kinase, translating into MFKRVLLKLSGEFLADENGFGISPNTTARLARLLTAAIAGKEIELAIVIGGGNFWRGARNGAGMDAATADYIGMLGTVMNAMALQDAMETAGQPTRVMSAIHMAAVAEPYIRRRAMRHLEKGRVVIFGGGNGAPFFTTDTTSTLRALEIGAEVVLMAKNKVDGVYDSDPRKNPDAKRYDTLTHLDVVEQRLEVMDATAITLCMDKGLPIVVFDLFETGNLERLFAGERVGTLIQTS; encoded by the coding sequence ATGTTCAAACGAGTGCTGCTTAAACTCTCCGGAGAATTTCTGGCCGATGAAAACGGCTTCGGCATCAGCCCTAACACCACAGCGCGGCTGGCCCGGTTGCTGACCGCAGCCATTGCGGGCAAAGAGATCGAACTGGCCATCGTGATCGGGGGCGGTAATTTTTGGCGCGGCGCTCGCAACGGCGCGGGCATGGACGCCGCCACCGCCGACTACATCGGCATGCTGGGCACGGTCATGAACGCGATGGCCCTGCAAGACGCCATGGAAACTGCCGGACAGCCCACCCGCGTCATGAGCGCCATTCATATGGCGGCGGTGGCCGAGCCGTACATTCGCCGCCGCGCCATGCGTCACCTTGAAAAAGGCCGTGTGGTCATCTTTGGTGGCGGCAACGGAGCGCCGTTCTTTACCACCGATACCACCTCTACGCTGCGGGCGCTGGAAATCGGCGCGGAAGTGGTGCTGATGGCGAAAAACAAGGTGGACGGCGTGTACGATTCCGATCCCCGCAAGAACCCGGACGCCAAACGCTACGACACCCTGACCCATCTGGACGTGGTGGAGCAGCGCCTAGAAGTCATGGACGCCACCGCGATTACGCTGTGCATGGACAAGGGCCTGCCTATCGTGGTGTTCGATTTGTTCGAGACGGGCAATCTGGAACGCCTGTTCGCGGGCGAGCGCGTGGGCACGCTGATTCAGACATCCTGA
- a CDS encoding FAD-dependent oxidoreductase: MTDALSQSAYSPERPLRVAVIGSGPSGVFAAEALIKQTQVPVQVDVFDRLPTPYGLVRYGVAPDHLTIKSVTRGFEKTLNDPRVRFLGNVEFGTDLTHEEARAHYDALIYTVGASSDRRLGIPGEDLTGSMSATEFVAWYNGHPDAAARDMVLTAGGVAVVGVGNVALDVSRILVKTVAELHESDIAAHALDALAHSHVRDVWVLGRRGAAQAKFTTKELREFGELHEADPIVKPEEVLVDEAAEAAITDNTVKKNLEVLRDFAGRTPEGKPRRIHLRFLVSPTEILADGNGHVAGLKIERNTLDEAGNAVGTGEFETLPVQMVLRSVGYKGVALPGVPFDERRGVIPNAEGRVEGRPGEYTAGWIKRGPSGVVGTNRKDATDTVAHLLSDVAAGLLSPAPHASAEAVDALLAGKSVDVYTFEDWQALDAHELSQGQTLGRPRAKVVHKHEMLTHRKR, encoded by the coding sequence ATGACGGATGCCCTTTCCCAGTCGGCGTACAGCCCCGAACGTCCCCTGCGCGTGGCAGTAATCGGCAGCGGCCCCAGCGGAGTGTTTGCCGCCGAAGCCCTCATCAAGCAAACGCAGGTGCCCGTGCAAGTGGACGTGTTTGACCGTCTGCCCACGCCTTACGGCCTCGTGCGCTACGGCGTGGCCCCCGATCACCTGACCATCAAGAGTGTGACGCGGGGCTTTGAGAAGACCCTGAACGACCCACGCGTGCGCTTTCTGGGCAACGTGGAATTCGGCACCGACCTGACGCACGAGGAAGCCCGCGCCCATTACGACGCGCTGATTTATACGGTGGGGGCCAGCAGTGACCGCCGCCTCGGCATTCCCGGCGAAGACCTGACCGGCAGCATGAGCGCCACCGAATTTGTCGCGTGGTACAACGGCCACCCCGACGCCGCAGCACGCGACATGGTACTCACGGCAGGCGGCGTGGCTGTGGTGGGTGTGGGCAATGTGGCGCTGGACGTGAGCCGGATTTTGGTCAAGACGGTGGCCGAACTGCACGAATCCGACATCGCGGCGCACGCGCTGGATGCTCTGGCCCACAGCCATGTGCGCGACGTGTGGGTGCTGGGCCGACGCGGCGCGGCACAGGCCAAATTTACGACCAAGGAACTGCGCGAATTTGGCGAGCTGCACGAGGCCGACCCCATCGTGAAGCCCGAAGAAGTACTGGTAGACGAGGCCGCCGAAGCCGCGATCACCGACAACACCGTGAAGAAGAATCTGGAAGTGCTGCGCGATTTCGCCGGACGCACGCCGGAAGGCAAGCCGCGCCGCATTCATCTGCGCTTTCTGGTCTCCCCCACCGAGATTTTGGCCGATGGCAACGGCCACGTGGCGGGCCTGAAGATTGAGCGTAATACGCTGGACGAGGCAGGTAACGCAGTAGGGACGGGCGAATTTGAAACCCTGCCTGTACAGATGGTGTTGCGTTCAGTGGGGTACAAGGGCGTGGCCCTGCCCGGAGTCCCCTTCGACGAGCGCCGGGGCGTGATTCCCAACGCCGAGGGCCGCGTGGAAGGCCGTCCCGGTGAGTACACCGCCGGATGGATCAAGCGCGGGCCGAGCGGTGTGGTAGGCACCAACCGCAAAGACGCGACGGACACGGTGGCCCACCTGCTCAGCGACGTGGCGGCGGGCCTGCTGTCCCCCGCGCCCCACGCCAGTGCCGAGGCCGTAGACGCCCTGCTGGCGGGCAAAAGCGTGGACGTGTACACCTTTGAGGACTGGCAGGCGCTGGACGCCCACGAGCTGTCGCAGGGGCAAACGCTGGGCCGCCCCCGTGCGAAGGTGGTGCACAAGCACGAGATGTTGACGCACCGGAAGCGGTAA
- a CDS encoding sulfite exporter TauE/SafE family protein — protein sequence MISALTLAVIGIGILAGVLGAILGLGGGVIVVPALEFVLPYFGRDISISQAVAVSQIGVLAVGLSGAASYLQQGLVRARTGYLLSPYTILGGAAGSFLGLVLPSRAVATVFACLLLYSAYNLLRGLKRVEVEREPSRLVPPAMTFAGIMSGLLGIGGGTVQVPVLNLLAGVPIRQAIATSTFIMGLTAVGNALVYQAGGLLDVRLAAGIALGVLIGARAGAGLQSRIPAAQLKLFFSLLLIFTAGQLLWKYWGNA from the coding sequence TTGATTTCCGCCCTGACCCTCGCCGTGATCGGCATTGGGATACTGGCAGGCGTACTGGGCGCGATTCTGGGCCTCGGCGGCGGCGTGATCGTGGTTCCGGCGCTGGAATTCGTGCTGCCGTACTTTGGCCGCGACATCTCCATCAGTCAGGCGGTGGCGGTGAGCCAGATCGGGGTGCTGGCGGTGGGCCTCAGCGGGGCGGCCAGTTACTTGCAGCAAGGGCTGGTGCGGGCGCGTACCGGGTATCTGCTGTCTCCGTACACCATCCTGGGCGGCGCGGCGGGCAGTTTTCTGGGGCTGGTGCTGCCTTCGCGGGCGGTAGCCACGGTGTTTGCCTGCCTGCTGCTGTACTCCGCCTACAACCTGCTGCGCGGCCTCAAGCGGGTAGAAGTGGAGCGGGAGCCGTCGCGCCTCGTGCCGCCTGCCATGACCTTCGCCGGAATCATGAGCGGACTTTTGGGCATCGGCGGAGGCACGGTGCAAGTGCCAGTCCTGAACCTGCTGGCGGGCGTGCCGATCCGTCAGGCGATTGCCACGAGCACCTTCATCATGGGTCTGACGGCGGTGGGCAACGCGCTGGTGTATCAGGCAGGCGGATTGCTGGATGTGCGCCTAGCCGCCGGAATCGCACTGGGCGTCCTCATTGGGGCGCGGGCCGGAGCGGGCCTGCAAAGCCGCATTCCCGCCGCGCAACTGAAACTGTTTTTCAGTCTATTGCTCATTTTTACAGCGGGGCAATTGCTCTGGAAGTATTGGGGGAACGCATGA
- the tsf gene encoding translation elongation factor Ts gives MMESIKKVRELTGAGMMDVKKALSDAGNDEEKAVALLRERGIVKAAKKSDREAKEGLVRFVVDGNKAAIVEVNSETDFVARNSDFQALVQSLAQAALAAGTSDVEAFKNTDLNGESVGTSVAAAAGKIGENLVLSRVAYVEAAEGETLAGYVHSNGKIGVLVRVAGGSEAHAKDVALHVAAERPQYMSRDEVDSTDIEKEREILTNKALNEGKPQQIVDKIVSGQISKFYEEKVLPEQKFVKDNSVTVAQYLGDAAVKQFVRFEISS, from the coding sequence ATGATGGAATCGATCAAGAAAGTACGCGAACTGACGGGCGCGGGCATGATGGATGTTAAGAAGGCCCTTTCCGACGCCGGAAACGACGAAGAAAAAGCGGTGGCCCTGCTGCGTGAGCGCGGCATCGTGAAGGCCGCCAAGAAGAGTGACCGCGAAGCCAAAGAAGGTCTGGTGCGCTTTGTGGTGGACGGCAACAAGGCCGCCATCGTGGAAGTGAACAGCGAGACCGATTTCGTGGCCCGCAACTCCGACTTTCAGGCGCTTGTTCAGTCCTTGGCGCAGGCCGCCCTCGCCGCTGGCACCAGCGACGTGGAAGCCTTCAAGAACACTGACCTGAACGGCGAAAGCGTGGGCACGTCTGTGGCCGCCGCCGCTGGCAAAATCGGTGAGAATCTCGTGTTGAGCCGCGTGGCCTACGTGGAAGCCGCCGAAGGCGAAACCCTCGCCGGATACGTCCACAGCAACGGCAAAATCGGCGTGCTGGTGCGCGTGGCAGGCGGCAGCGAAGCCCACGCCAAAGACGTGGCCCTGCACGTGGCCGCCGAGCGTCCTCAGTACATGTCGCGTGACGAGGTGGACAGCACCGACATCGAGAAAGAGCGCGAAATCCTGACCAACAAAGCCCTGAACGAAGGCAAGCCTCAGCAGATCGTGGACAAGATCGTGAGCGGCCAGATCAGCAAGTTCTACGAAGAAAAAGTGCTGCCCGAGCAGAAGTTCGTGAAGGACAACAGCGTGACGGTGGCGCAGTACCTCGGAGACGCGGCAGTCAAGCAGTTCGTCCGCTTCGAGATCAGCTCTTAA
- a CDS encoding YczE/YyaS/YitT family protein, translated as MTRSAPFAALTRLPPLGRYALLMFGLFLYGLSLRLMLDARVGVAPWEVLHVGVTRHLPLSVGVVSILTGLVIVAFTALKLREPVGPGTVLNVIFIGVFLDVLGPLVPDPQGLGLRWVQFVLGVILLGLATGTYVAAGLGAGPRDGLTLGLRRVYGWPVARTRTGVEVVVLATGLLLGGPIGWGTLVFALTVGPAMSRGMGLFGLAQKREVAVVKGLAAD; from the coding sequence GTGACCCGTTCCGCTCCCTTTGCTGCCCTCACGCGGTTGCCTCCGCTGGGGCGCTACGCCCTCCTCATGTTTGGGCTGTTTCTATACGGCCTGAGCCTGCGCCTGATGCTGGACGCCCGCGTAGGCGTCGCGCCTTGGGAGGTGCTGCATGTGGGTGTGACGCGGCATTTGCCCCTCAGCGTGGGCGTGGTCAGCATCCTGACCGGGCTGGTGATCGTGGCGTTTACGGCCCTAAAACTGCGCGAACCGGTTGGCCCCGGCACCGTACTGAACGTCATCTTTATCGGGGTGTTTTTGGATGTGCTGGGGCCGTTGGTACCCGACCCGCAAGGCTTGGGCCTGCGCTGGGTGCAGTTTGTACTCGGCGTGATCCTGCTGGGGCTGGCTACCGGAACCTATGTGGCGGCGGGCCTCGGCGCTGGCCCCCGCGACGGCCTGACCTTGGGGCTGCGGCGCGTGTATGGCTGGCCTGTGGCGCGTACCCGGACTGGCGTAGAAGTGGTGGTGCTGGCAACAGGCTTGCTGCTGGGCGGCCCGATTGGATGGGGAACCTTGGTGTTTGCCCTGACCGTCGGCCCCGCCATGAGCAGAGGCATGGGGTTGTTCGGCTTGGCGCAAAAGAGGGAAGTGGCTGTGGTGAAGGGGTTGGCAGCGGACTAG
- the rpsB gene encoding 30S ribosomal protein S2 produces MSYISMKQLLEAGVHFGHETKRWNPKFKRFIFAERNGIFIIDLQKTLKQVDRSFDFIKELAERGGVILFVGTKKQAQEIVELEARRTGMPFVTSRWLGGMLTNFKTMRTRIDRLNELDEMFESGRINDRLKAERIKLGAERERLLRFVGGIRKMTRLPDAIFVVDPTKEVIAVQEANRLGIPVIALADTDSDPDVIDYIVPGNDDAIRSIQLIAHRIGDLLVEARGGGEDVSGERVEGSTPEMDAAESGAEGDTSQLTSSQGRS; encoded by the coding sequence ATGTCGTACATCAGCATGAAGCAGTTGCTCGAAGCCGGAGTGCATTTCGGCCATGAAACCAAGCGCTGGAACCCCAAATTCAAGCGCTTCATCTTCGCCGAGCGCAACGGTATTTTCATCATCGATCTTCAGAAGACCCTCAAGCAGGTGGATCGCTCCTTCGATTTCATCAAGGAACTCGCCGAGCGCGGCGGCGTCATCCTGTTCGTGGGCACCAAGAAGCAGGCGCAGGAAATCGTGGAACTTGAAGCGCGCCGCACCGGGATGCCATTCGTGACCAGCCGTTGGTTGGGCGGCATGCTCACCAACTTCAAAACCATGCGTACCCGCATTGACCGCCTGAACGAACTCGACGAAATGTTCGAGTCGGGCCGCATCAATGACCGCCTGAAGGCCGAGCGCATCAAACTGGGTGCCGAGCGTGAGCGCCTGCTCCGCTTCGTGGGCGGCATCCGCAAGATGACCCGTTTGCCCGACGCTATTTTCGTGGTCGACCCCACCAAAGAAGTGATCGCCGTGCAGGAAGCCAACCGTCTGGGAATTCCCGTAATCGCGCTGGCCGACACCGACTCCGATCCCGATGTCATCGACTACATCGTGCCCGGAAACGACGACGCCATCCGTTCCATCCAACTCATCGCGCACCGCATCGGTGACCTGCTCGTGGAAGCACGGGGCGGCGGGGAAGACGTGAGCGGCGAGCGCGTGGAAGGCAGCACTCCAGAAATGGACGCAGCCGAGAGCGGCGCAGAAGGCGACACCAGCCAACTGACGAGCAGCCAAGGCCGCAGCTAA
- a CDS encoding MFS transporter, with amino-acid sequence MTAPALTALRRLPAALPMLIAAFMMGLATSFAAPFMPLFAVETAKMSPLQLGVFLTVTSVGSIALSTLIGRWSDRLPSRRPAVLLSMGSAALGFVMLTTTTAYVPLLLIGALLLGTGASSFPQLFAYARVQFGPAGAEAAQNGLTTLRSVFSLAWVAGPLLGAGLVGALGFRGLFLCAAAAYVGAALPVIFSRGRSRAALTAAAVASNLTETPAPVGPRQLQLISLGFVLYGTSLAMGAVALPLFITQELGGNTGQVGLLVGLCALLEIPIMLSFVLRPPRFRTATLMVVAFGLLAAYSLLTGLGGLVGGAWLALMLVAQAIRAIVVAIASCLGMAYFQELMPGRVGAATTLFANTGSAGNLVAGLLSGAWAQAFGYGSVFGLCGVLAAVACGLMVVSRRKGGRRELAA; translated from the coding sequence ATGACCGCCCCCGCCCTGACCGCCCTGCGCCGCTTGCCTGCTGCGCTGCCTATGCTGATCGCCGCGTTCATGATGGGGCTGGCGACCTCGTTTGCCGCGCCGTTTATGCCGCTGTTCGCCGTAGAGACGGCCAAGATGTCGCCGCTGCAACTGGGGGTGTTTCTCACCGTAACCTCGGTGGGCAGCATCGCGCTGAGTACCCTGATCGGGCGCTGGTCTGACCGCCTGCCCAGCCGCCGCCCCGCCGTGCTGCTGAGCATGGGCAGCGCCGCGCTGGGCTTCGTGATGCTGACCACCACCACCGCCTATGTTCCGCTGCTGCTGATCGGGGCGCTGCTGCTGGGCACAGGCGCGTCGTCGTTTCCGCAACTGTTCGCCTATGCCCGCGTGCAGTTCGGGCCAGCCGGAGCCGAAGCCGCCCAGAACGGCCTGACCACCCTCAGATCGGTGTTTTCGTTGGCGTGGGTGGCGGGGCCGCTGCTGGGCGCAGGATTGGTGGGGGCGCTGGGCTTCCGGGGCCTATTTTTATGCGCGGCGGCGGCGTATGTGGGGGCCGCGCTTCCGGTCATCTTCAGCCGGGGGCGCTCGCGGGCTGCCCTGACCGCCGCCGCCGTCGCCTCCAACCTCACCGAAACGCCCGCACCTGTCGGCCCTCGCCAACTGCAACTGATTTCGCTGGGGTTCGTGCTGTACGGCACCTCCTTGGCAATGGGCGCGGTGGCTCTGCCACTGTTTATTACGCAGGAATTGGGCGGCAACACCGGGCAGGTGGGCCTCTTGGTGGGTCTGTGCGCCCTGCTGGAAATCCCCATCATGCTCAGCTTCGTGCTGCGGCCTCCGCGTTTCCGCACCGCTACGCTGATGGTGGTGGCCTTTGGACTCTTGGCCGCCTACAGCCTACTGACCGGGCTGGGCGGGCTGGTGGGCGGCGCGTGGCTAGCGCTGATGCTGGTGGCCCAAGCCATCCGCGCTATCGTCGTTGCCATCGCGTCCTGCCTCGGCATGGCCTACTTTCAGGAGCTGATGCCCGGACGGGTGGGCGCGGCCACTACCCTGTTTGCCAATACAGGCAGCGCGGGAAACTTGGTGGCGGGCCTGCTGTCGGGGGCTTGGGCGCAGGCGTTCGGCTACGGCAGCGTGTTCGGGCTGTGCGGCGTGCTGGCTGCCGTCGCGTGCGGCCTGATGGTGGTCAGTCGGCGCAAGGGCGGGAGGCGGGAGCTGGCAGCTTGA
- the ychF gene encoding redox-regulated ATPase YchF, which yields MGLAIGIVGLPNVGKSTLFNAITRAGALAANYPFATIEPNVGRVMVPDERLSALSRIFTKGERVPPIIPTFVEFVDIAGLVKGASQGEGLGNQFLANIREADAIAHVVRCFEDGNVIHVAGRVDPLDDIETINTELILADLNGLEKRLSNLQKKARGNDKEAKEQADLAEQILAVLGEGKPARAGTYDAPIPKEFGLITTKPVIYVANVGEDELTQDNEYVSIVREYAAREGAQVVKISAQIEGELAEMPEDEAAAFLTDLGVEESGLDQLVKVGYETLGLITFITSGEKEVRAWTIRRGEKAPEAAGEIHSDLERGFIRAEVIEWEKMVEAGGWATAKSKGWVRTEGKEYVMKDGDIMNVLHNS from the coding sequence ATGGGCTTAGCAATTGGAATCGTCGGACTTCCCAACGTCGGGAAAAGTACGCTGTTTAACGCCATTACGCGGGCGGGGGCGTTGGCCGCCAACTACCCGTTTGCCACCATCGAACCCAATGTGGGCCGCGTCATGGTGCCCGACGAGCGCCTGTCGGCCCTGAGCCGCATCTTCACCAAAGGCGAGCGCGTGCCGCCGATTATTCCCACCTTCGTGGAATTCGTGGACATTGCCGGACTGGTGAAGGGAGCCAGCCAAGGCGAAGGCCTCGGCAACCAGTTCCTCGCCAATATCCGTGAAGCCGACGCGATTGCCCATGTGGTGCGCTGCTTCGAAGACGGCAACGTGATTCATGTGGCGGGCCGCGTCGATCCCCTCGACGACATCGAAACCATCAATACCGAACTGATTTTGGCCGACCTGAACGGCTTGGAGAAGCGCCTGTCCAACCTTCAGAAGAAGGCGAGGGGTAACGATAAGGAAGCCAAAGAGCAGGCAGATTTGGCCGAACAGATTCTGGCGGTATTGGGCGAAGGCAAACCCGCACGCGCCGGAACCTACGACGCCCCTATTCCCAAGGAGTTTGGCCTGATTACCACCAAACCTGTGATCTACGTGGCGAACGTGGGCGAAGACGAACTGACCCAAGACAACGAGTACGTAAGCATCGTTCGCGAATATGCCGCCCGCGAAGGCGCACAAGTCGTGAAGATCAGTGCCCAAATCGAGGGCGAGTTGGCCGAGATGCCCGAAGACGAAGCTGCCGCCTTCCTGACCGACCTCGGCGTCGAGGAAAGCGGGTTGGATCAGCTCGTGAAGGTGGGCTACGAAACGCTGGGCCTGATCACCTTCATTACGTCGGGTGAAAAAGAAGTGCGGGCGTGGACGATTCGGCGCGGCGAAAAAGCCCCCGAAGCCGCCGGAGAGATTCACAGCGACCTAGAGCGCGGGTTTATCCGGGCCGAAGTGATCGAGTGGGAAAAAATGGTGGAAGCGGGCGGCTGGGCCACGGCCAAAAGCAAGGGCTGGGTCAGAACCGAAGGCAAAGAGTACGTGATGAAAGACGGCGACATCATGAACGTGCTGCACAACTCGTAA
- a CDS encoding NAD(P)/FAD-dependent oxidoreductase, producing MSPAPPLRSDILVIGGGPAGLHAAFYAAWRGLKVRVLEARAEAGGQLMALYPDKVVYDVPGLPSTRAAGVVAGLLGQLDTLDVDIRVNEVARTLISDAEGGWLVGTDSGTFAAGAVIVAAGMGALLPREARVPGAGSHPDVRTDLPEPSTLAGRQVLVVGGVPQATRAALELADAGASVTLTHRRAGFRGEPTELAELDACRTTGRINILAPAILMNLVPGGAHLTVDGEPVRVQAETVLILNGYLPDLSPVQNWPLDWQGEYVLDGPGGQTHLPGVFAVGDVALSGGQFKLISLAFAQAAVAANHAAHYVNAALRVRPGHSSEKR from the coding sequence ATGTCCCCTGCCCCGCCGTTGCGCTCCGACATTCTGGTGATTGGAGGTGGCCCCGCTGGGCTACACGCGGCCTTTTATGCAGCTTGGCGCGGCCTGAAGGTGCGGGTGCTGGAGGCGCGGGCCGAGGCGGGCGGGCAACTGATGGCCCTCTACCCTGACAAAGTGGTGTACGACGTGCCGGGGCTGCCCAGCACGCGGGCGGCAGGCGTGGTGGCCGGGTTGCTGGGGCAACTGGACACGCTGGACGTAGATATTCGTGTGAATGAGGTGGCGCGCACGCTGATCTCTGATGCCGAGGGCGGCTGGCTGGTGGGCACCGATTCCGGCACCTTCGCGGCGGGCGCAGTCATCGTGGCGGCGGGCATGGGAGCCTTGCTGCCGCGAGAGGCACGGGTGCCGGGGGCGGGTTCACATCCCGACGTGAGAACCGATTTGCCGGAACCCAGCACCTTAGCCGGACGGCAAGTCTTGGTGGTGGGCGGTGTGCCACAAGCCACCCGCGCCGCGCTGGAATTGGCCGACGCCGGGGCTTCCGTGACCCTCACGCACCGCCGCGCCGGATTTCGGGGCGAACCGACGGAGCTGGCCGAACTGGACGCCTGCCGCACCACCGGACGGATCAATATCTTGGCCCCCGCCATCCTGATGAACCTCGTACCGGGCGGCGCACACCTGACCGTAGACGGCGAACCGGTGCGCGTGCAGGCCGAGACCGTACTGATCCTCAACGGCTATTTGCCTGACCTGTCGCCCGTGCAGAATTGGCCGCTGGACTGGCAAGGCGAATACGTGCTGGACGGCCCCGGTGGGCAAACCCACTTGCCCGGTGTGTTTGCGGTAGGCGACGTGGCCCTCAGCGGCGGCCAGTTCAAGCTGATTTCTTTGGCCTTTGCACAGGCAGCGGTGGCCGCCAACCACGCCGCACATTACGTGAACGCAGCCCTGCGCGTGAGGCCGGGGCACAGCAGCGAAAAGCGGTAG